One stretch of Eupeodes corollae chromosome 2, idEupCoro1.1, whole genome shotgun sequence DNA includes these proteins:
- the LOC129947686 gene encoding 60S ribosomal protein L30-like has protein sequence MVAIKKQKKALDSTNSRLALVMKSGKYCLGYKQTLKTLRQGKAKLVLIASNTPALRKSEIEYYAMLAKTEVQHYSGTNIELGTACGKYFRVCTLSITDPGDSDIIRSDNN, from the exons atggttgCAATCAAGAAACAA AAAAAGGCATTGGATTCCACCAACTCTCGTTTGGCCTTGGTTATGAAATCAGGCAAATACTGTTTGGGTTACAAACAAACTTTGAAGACCCTTCGTCAAGGCAAAGCTAAATTGGTCCTTATTGCCAGTAACACCCCTGCTCTGAG GAAATCCGAGATTGAATACTACGCCATGTTGGCAAAGACTGAAGTCCAGCACTACAGCGGGACCAACATTGAATTGGGCACAGCTTGCGGTAAATACTTCCGCGTGTGCACACTCTCCATCACAGATCCTGGTGATTCCGATATCATCCGCTCAGACAACAACTAA
- the LOC129947684 gene encoding UPF0488 protein CG14286 encodes MLKMKTAKTLKKTPPIITAPPARDLDAESQFQLELYWCVQQLELAIANSKVIKQRDEMMKNIKTLKSSTAPAVKKRQIMKASFGDYRSKMKEEEKKLALASRQIKFTASSDASQKSSFVKKAAILTSGKDFKFNFTPETPSTADTQETESNIEKKESSSTTGTTAATNNLDFSSGSGFKFNFDIESTNEQIDFEKLSIKN; translated from the exons atgcttaaaatgaAAACAGCAAAAACACTTAAGAAAACTCCACCAATTATTACAGCACCGCCTGCTCGGGATCTGGACGCAGAATCCCAATTCCAACTTGAATTGTATTGGTGTGTCCAACAGCTGGAGTTGGCAATTGCAAATTCAAAAGTTATCAAACAAC GAGATGAaatgatgaaaaatattaaaacacttAAAAGTAGCACTGCCCCAGCGGTAAAGAAGCGACAAATAATGAAGGCATCGTTTGGAGATTACAGGTCTAAGATGaaggaagaagaaaagaaattgGCTCTgg caAGCCGTCAAATTAAGTTCACTGCTAGTTCCGATGCATCACAAAAATCGagctttgttaaaaaagctgCAATTCTAACTTCAGGGAAAGATTTCAAGTTTAATTTTACTCCTGAGACACCTTCAACTGCCGATACTCAAGAGACTGAAAGTAACATTGAAAAGAAAGAATCATCTAGCACAACAGGTACTACGGCAGCAACGAACAACTTAGACTTCTCATCTGGAAGTGGTTTCAAATTTAACTTCGATATCGAAAGTACAAAcgaacaaattgattttgaaaaattgtccattaaaaattaa
- the LOC129946260 gene encoding dual specificity mitogen-activated protein kinase kinase 3, which yields MSRRNPNLKMKLTAEPEVPVTPPRNLDQRTTITIGEKTFEVDADGLEKICDLGRGAYGIVEKMRHTQTGTVMAVKRITATVNMQEQKRLLMDLDISMRSSDCMYTVHFYGALFREGDVWICMEVMDASLDKFYPKVFKNQLKMEEDVLGKIAMSVVNALHYLHAKLKVIHRDIKPSNILVNRLGEVKMCDFGISGYLVDSVAKTVDAGCKPYMAPERIDPTGNPQQYDIRSDVWSLGISMIEMATGKFPYNTWTTPFEQLKQVVTDHPPRLEPGSFSPEFEQFITSCLQKKFEERPNYDTLLKSPFISDHISRNTDISAFVGKILDLPE from the exons atgtCACGTCGTAATCCTAACCTTAAAATGAAACTGACTGCCGAGCCAGAGGTTCCAGT TACACCGCCGAGAAATCTCGATCAGCGGACAACAATCACAATTGGCGAGAAGACTTTTGAAGTTGACGCTGATGGACTGGAGAAAATCTGTGATCTTGGCAGAGGAGCCTATGGAATTGTGGAGAAGATGAGGCATACACAAACGGGTACCGTAATGGCTGTGAAACGTATAACTGCCACAGTAAATATGCAGGAACAA aaacgTCTCCTCATGGATCTGGACATATCTATGCGATCGAGTGATTGTATGTACACTGTGCATTTCTACGGTGCGCTTTTTAGGGAAGGAGATGTCTGGATATGCATGGAAGTCATGGATGCCAGTTTAGATAAGTTCTATccaaaagtattcaaaaatcAACTCAAAATGGAAGAAGATGTTTTGGGAAaa ATTGCCATGTCTGTTGTAAATGCTCTTCATTATTTGCATGCTAAGTTAAAGGTTATACATCGGGACATAAAACCATCTAACATTTTAGTCAATCGTCTCGGGGAAGTCAAGATGTGCGACTTTGGAATTTCGG gtTATCTTGTCGACTCGGTTGCAAAAACTGTAGATGCGGGATGCAAACCGTACATGGCACCCGAACGAATCGATCCTACCGGAAATCCCCAGCAGTATGATATAAGATCTGATGTATGGTCATTAGGAATAAGTATGATTGAAATGGCTACCGGCAAGTTCCCTTACAACACATGGACTACACCCTTCGAACAACTTAAACAG GTTGTAACCGATCATCCACCACGACTTGAACCCGGTTCATTTTCCCCCGAATTCGAACAATTCATCACGAGTTGTTTGCAGAAGAAATTCGAAGAGCGTCCTAACTACGATACATTGCTTAAAAGTCCCTTCATATCTGATCACATTAGTAGAAACACCGACATATCGgcttttgttggaaaaatctTAGATCTTCCTGAATAA
- the LOC129946261 gene encoding soma ferritin has protein sequence MRLIPNLQILRRMSLLVRQNFHAECEKEINRQINMELYASYEYMALAFYFDRTDVALPGLSKWFKKCCDEEKVHAEKLMTYLNKRGGTIVLSNIEKPKFVYESVRKSMQYVLDMEKSVNKSLLKLHAVATDKNDPNLCDFLESEYLHEQVHAIKEISDYIRQIERSEEELGVYVFDINFNDKK, from the exons atgagacTAATTCCTAATCTTCAGATCCTTCGTCGTATGAGTCTTTTGGTTAGACAAAATTTCCATGCAGAAtgtgaaaaagaaattaatcgGCAAATTAATATGGAACTTTATGCCAGCTATGAGTATATGGCTTTG GCCTTTTACTTTGACCGAACAGATGTTGCACTTCCCGGACTAAGcaaatggtttaaaaaatgttgcgaCGAAGAGAAAGTCCATGCTGAAAAGTTAATGACCTATCTTAACAAACGTGGCGGAACTATTGTCCTGAGCAATattgaaaaaccaaaatttgtcTATGAATCGGTTAGGAAATCAATGCAATACGTATTAGACATGGAAAAATCTGTGAATAAG AGTCTCCTGAAGTTGCATGCGGTAGCTACGGATAAGAATGATCCAAATCTGTGTGACTTCCTTGAATCCGAATACCTTCATGAACAAGTACATGCCATCAAGGAGATATCTGATTatattcgacaaatcgaacgtAGTGAAGAGGAACTTGGTGTTTACGTCTTcgatataaattttaatgacaaaaagtaa